In Candidatus Chlorohelix allophototropha, one DNA window encodes the following:
- a CDS encoding alanyl-tRNA editing protein, with product MQTEPVYLTEPYLRQMSARVLEILPEAAKRFRVLLDTTVFYPMGGGQPTDQGILSWGGATQAKVYQVMMKEGEIWHYLESESVPFEVGQVVLGELDWERRYQNMRVHTGGHLVDFALFRLGFVPEILKPLKGDHGKKPFVLYEGSVVSHAELSPDSLTQAIAELIKEERKLSWEFAPLEKLQSDAIYLQPGLPTHKPLRKLTLDGVGSVADGGTLVRNTAEVGSVTINAIEEKDGQVKVSYQL from the coding sequence ATGCAAACAGAACCCGTCTATCTAACCGAACCCTATTTGCGCCAGATGTCCGCCAGAGTGTTAGAAATTCTGCCTGAAGCGGCTAAAAGATTTCGAGTATTGCTGGATACTACGGTTTTTTACCCAATGGGAGGTGGGCAACCCACCGATCAGGGCATATTGAGTTGGGGTGGCGCAACACAGGCTAAAGTTTATCAGGTAATGATGAAAGAGGGCGAAATCTGGCATTATCTTGAATCTGAAAGTGTCCCTTTTGAAGTGGGACAAGTGGTGCTAGGGGAGCTTGATTGGGAACGCCGCTACCAGAATATGCGGGTGCATACGGGCGGGCATCTGGTAGATTTCGCGCTTTTCAGGCTTGGTTTCGTGCCGGAAATATTAAAGCCGCTGAAGGGCGATCATGGGAAAAAGCCCTTTGTTTTGTATGAAGGCTCAGTCGTTTCCCATGCAGAATTGAGTCCTGACTCGTTGACTCAAGCAATAGCAGAACTAATTAAAGAAGAACGCAAGTTGAGTTGGGAATTTGCCCCACTCGAAAAATTGCAAAGTGACGCAATTTATTTGCAACCGGGTTTGCCTACTCACAAACCCTTACGAAAGCTTACGCTTGATGGTGTTGGTTCGGTAGCAGATGGCGGGACGTTGGTACGAAATACCGCTGAGGTTGGCAGCGTGACCATCAACGCTATCGAGGAAAAAGATGGGCAGGTCAAAGTAAGTTACCAATTGTAG
- a CDS encoding thiolase family protein, with protein MDKERQPVIVAAVRTPLGRRNGKLKNTHTTNLAAAALREVVQRAGIQASMVDQVFMGCVSQVGEQAFNIARNATLMAGFPIGVPATTLDFQCGSSQQAIHLAASMVMSGYNDIVVAAGVESMSRVPMGSSVGTGKPLPDGVGYPFSPELMKLYEMIPQGLSAELLCQKWNLSREELDRFSVESHRRAAVATAEGRFKSQILPLTIDGEVMDTDEGIRPDTTFETLANLKTAFRTDGKITAGNSSQISDGAAAVLVMSRQKALELGLHPRAAIIAQDVVGSDPTMMLTGPIEGTRRALNKAGLLLSDIDRVEINEAFAPVVLAWAKEHNPDMSKVNVNGGAIALGHPLGASGARLMTTLLHELEFSGGRFGLQTMCCGGGMATTTIIERL; from the coding sequence ATGGACAAAGAAAGACAGCCTGTAATTGTAGCAGCCGTTCGAACCCCCCTAGGTAGACGTAACGGCAAACTAAAAAATACCCATACCACTAACCTTGCTGCCGCAGCTTTGCGCGAAGTGGTGCAACGCGCCGGAATTCAGGCAAGCATGGTAGATCAGGTCTTTATGGGCTGTGTCTCGCAAGTTGGTGAACAAGCTTTCAATATAGCGCGTAATGCCACATTAATGGCAGGTTTCCCGATTGGCGTTCCGGCAACCACTCTTGATTTTCAATGCGGCAGTAGTCAGCAGGCAATTCATCTAGCTGCTAGCATGGTAATGAGCGGTTATAACGATATTGTAGTGGCTGCCGGGGTTGAATCTATGAGCCGGGTGCCAATGGGTAGCAGTGTTGGTACGGGCAAGCCCTTGCCGGATGGCGTTGGGTATCCCTTCTCGCCTGAACTTATGAAGCTTTATGAAATGATACCACAAGGTCTTTCTGCCGAATTATTGTGCCAGAAATGGAATTTGAGCCGGGAAGAACTAGACCGCTTCAGTGTGGAAAGCCATCGCCGGGCAGCAGTTGCTACCGCTGAAGGTCGTTTCAAAAGCCAAATTTTGCCTTTAACTATTGACGGCGAGGTTATGGATACCGATGAAGGTATTCGTCCTGATACCACCTTTGAAACGTTAGCAAATTTGAAAACCGCTTTCCGAACCGATGGCAAGATTACCGCCGGAAACAGTAGTCAGATCAGCGATGGGGCGGCAGCAGTGTTAGTGATGAGCCGACAAAAAGCGTTGGAGTTAGGTTTACACCCACGGGCTGCAATCATAGCACAGGACGTGGTAGGCAGCGACCCAACTATGATGCTGACCGGTCCGATTGAAGGAACACGCCGCGCCCTGAATAAAGCCGGTTTATTACTGAGTGACATAGACCGGGTGGAAATCAACGAGGCTTTTGCACCGGTAGTGCTGGCATGGGCAAAAGAACACAATCCTGATATGTCTAAAGTCAATGTGAACGGTGGGGCGATTGCGCTTGGTCACCCGCTTGGCGCAAGTGGCGCGCGCCTGATGACCACGCTGTTACACGAACTGGAGTTCAGCGGCGGGCGTTTTGGCTTGCAAACCATGTGTTGCGGGGGCGGGATGGCGACTACCACCATTATCGAACGTCTCTAA
- the cybH gene encoding Ni/Fe-hydrogenase, b-type cytochrome subunit, whose protein sequence is MSKSKLDDISPNPERGSGKPAAATSAFSAGRRANVGVASDLVEIADRESVYVWDLPVRITHWVNVITIGILSVTGFYIQDPFMNTKGIAADNYLMGNVRFVHFFVAFIFTANVLFRIYWSFAGTKYAKWHQFLPITHQRRSSLLRVIGYYMFLRKEPPAMVGHNPLAGLMYTLIHVFFVIQIITGFALYSLPFSGGFWPFAFGWLNVLLGIPVVRLVHTISMFLILGFVIQHIYSAVLLEIEERSGLLGSIVTGYKSLTISHIKESRPETAPDVPSEKAGLKTKGKRQNGS, encoded by the coding sequence ATGAGTAAGTCAAAATTAGACGATATATCGCCAAATCCTGAACGCGGCAGCGGCAAACCCGCTGCTGCTACCTCTGCCTTTTCCGCAGGCAGGCGTGCCAATGTTGGAGTTGCTTCCGATTTAGTTGAGATAGCCGACCGCGAAAGCGTTTATGTATGGGATTTGCCTGTACGTATAACCCATTGGGTTAACGTTATAACCATCGGTATCCTATCAGTTACGGGCTTTTACATTCAAGACCCTTTCATGAATACCAAAGGCATCGCCGCTGACAACTACCTGATGGGTAATGTGCGTTTTGTGCATTTCTTCGTGGCTTTTATCTTTACGGCGAATGTGTTATTCCGCATTTATTGGTCGTTTGCCGGTACCAAATATGCGAAGTGGCATCAGTTCCTGCCCATTACCCACCAGCGGCGGTCTAGCCTCTTGCGGGTGATAGGCTATTATATGTTCTTGCGGAAAGAACCGCCTGCAATGGTGGGACATAACCCATTGGCTGGCTTGATGTACACCCTGATTCATGTGTTTTTTGTGATTCAGATTATCACCGGCTTTGCCCTATATTCTTTACCATTTAGCGGTGGCTTCTGGCCCTTCGCGTTTGGCTGGTTGAATGTGCTGTTGGGGATTCCAGTCGTGCGGTTAGTACACACGATCTCTATGTTCTTGATACTCGGTTTCGTTATACAGCATATTTATAGCGCGGTGTTGCTGGAAATTGAGGAGCGTAGCGGGTTATTGGGCAGTATTGTAACCGGTTATAAATCTCTGACCATCAGTCACATTAAAGAGTCCCGCCCCGAAACTGCGCCCGATGTTCCTTCGGAAAAAGCAGGGCTGAAAACGAAAGGCAAACGGCAGAATGGCAGTTGA
- a CDS encoding type 1 glutamine amidotransferase domain-containing protein, with translation MELHGKKIAILAEQLYQEVELWYPLYRFKEAGAEVIVVAPEAGKTYASKLGYPVKSDKAAAEVTAADFDALIVPGGFSPDYMRRNAAMVQLVKAITEQGKVVAAICHGPWMLCSADVLQGKRATSFFSIKADLVHAGAQWVDEEVVRDGNLITSRQPDDLPAFCREVIAALIQVPAGV, from the coding sequence ATGGAACTGCACGGCAAGAAAATCGCGATATTGGCAGAACAGCTTTATCAGGAAGTGGAACTGTGGTATCCCCTCTACCGTTTCAAAGAAGCGGGCGCGGAGGTGATAGTAGTTGCGCCTGAAGCTGGCAAAACCTACGCCAGTAAGTTAGGCTATCCGGTTAAAAGCGATAAAGCTGCCGCTGAAGTTACCGCCGCTGACTTTGATGCGCTGATAGTACCGGGTGGTTTCTCGCCCGACTATATGCGACGCAACGCCGCAATGGTGCAACTGGTAAAGGCTATAACGGAACAGGGCAAGGTAGTAGCGGCAATTTGTCACGGTCCATGGATGCTCTGCTCAGCAGACGTACTACAAGGCAAACGTGCTACCAGCTTTTTCAGCATTAAAGCCGATTTGGTACATGCAGGTGCGCAGTGGGTGGATGAAGAAGTGGTGCGAGATGGCAATCTTATAACCAGCCGCCAGCCTGACGACCTACCCGCTTTTTGTCGCGAAGTAATTGCCGCGCTAATACAGGTTCCGGCAGGCGTATAA
- a CDS encoding nickel-dependent hydrogenase large subunit, translating into MTRIAIDPVTRIEGHLRIEVEVQDGIVTDAWSSGTMFRGIELILKDRDPRDAWVFAQRICGVCTTVHALTSVRAVENALNITIPENARLLRQLISGAQLVQDHVIHFYHLHALDWVDVTLALKADPGATSTLAQSISDYPKSSKAYFKGVQDKLKAFVDSGQLGLFANGYWGHPAYKLPPEANLMAVAHYLEALDWQRDYIRIHAILGGKNPHLQSYLVGGMATAINPNSPGALNADGLSLLANLLKKGQDFVSQVYVPDVLAVAPFYKEWAKLGTGLGNYMAYGDYPSDNQNNPDTYFFPRGLILNKDLSNVQPIDHNQIAEHVAHSWYSYQGGDEKPLHPWSGETKPNYTGPKPPFEMITTDKYSWLKAPRYQDNAVEVGPLARMLVAYAKDKAGARPVIDSVLKQLGVDASALFSTLGRVAARAIEASLMTQQLPTWLNQLEENIGRGNLDIHNNTYWKPESWPKEAQGYGFHEAPRGALGHWVQIKDGVIKNYQAVVPSTWNAGPRDAKGQRGAYEQALIGTPVVNPEQPVEILRTIHSFDPCLACAVHVVDPKGREYSNVRVV; encoded by the coding sequence ATGACTCGTATAGCGATTGATCCTGTAACACGTATAGAAGGACACCTGCGTATCGAGGTGGAGGTGCAGGATGGTATCGTGACAGATGCCTGGAGTTCCGGCACGATGTTTCGTGGTATTGAACTAATCCTGAAAGACCGCGACCCTCGCGATGCTTGGGTTTTCGCTCAGCGCATTTGTGGTGTTTGTACCACTGTGCATGCGCTTACTTCTGTAAGGGCAGTTGAAAACGCCCTGAATATTACCATCCCTGAAAATGCCCGCTTATTACGCCAATTGATTTCCGGGGCGCAACTGGTGCAAGATCATGTGATTCACTTTTATCACTTGCACGCGCTTGATTGGGTTGATGTTACCTTAGCCTTGAAAGCCGATCCCGGCGCAACCTCTACCCTAGCACAGTCTATTTCTGACTATCCAAAATCTAGCAAAGCTTATTTTAAGGGCGTACAGGATAAGCTGAAAGCCTTCGTAGATTCAGGTCAACTGGGTCTTTTTGCCAATGGTTATTGGGGACATCCTGCTTACAAACTGCCACCGGAAGCCAACCTCATGGCAGTAGCACATTATCTTGAAGCGCTCGATTGGCAGCGCGATTATATTCGTATCCACGCTATCTTGGGTGGTAAAAATCCCCACTTGCAGTCGTATCTGGTGGGTGGTATGGCTACCGCGATTAATCCTAATTCTCCCGGCGCTCTCAATGCTGACGGACTTTCTCTGTTAGCTAACTTGTTGAAGAAGGGGCAGGATTTTGTATCGCAGGTATATGTGCCGGATGTGCTGGCAGTAGCTCCATTCTATAAAGAATGGGCAAAACTTGGAACCGGGTTGGGCAATTATATGGCATACGGGGATTATCCAAGTGACAACCAGAATAATCCTGACACCTATTTCTTTCCCCGCGGCTTGATTTTGAACAAAGACCTCAGCAACGTGCAGCCGATAGACCACAATCAGATTGCAGAGCATGTTGCTCATTCTTGGTACTCCTATCAAGGGGGAGACGAGAAACCGCTGCACCCTTGGAGTGGTGAAACCAAACCGAATTATACCGGACCAAAACCACCCTTTGAAATGATCACCACTGATAAATATAGTTGGTTAAAAGCGCCGCGCTATCAGGATAATGCGGTCGAAGTCGGTCCGTTGGCGCGTATGCTGGTGGCTTATGCCAAAGACAAAGCAGGCGCACGCCCGGTAATTGATAGTGTTCTCAAACAACTGGGAGTCGATGCCTCTGCCCTGTTCTCCACTCTTGGAAGAGTAGCGGCTAGAGCAATCGAAGCATCGCTAATGACTCAGCAATTACCGACTTGGCTGAATCAGCTTGAGGAAAATATCGGGCGAGGCAACCTAGATATTCATAACAATACCTACTGGAAGCCAGAATCTTGGCCGAAAGAGGCACAGGGCTACGGTTTCCACGAAGCTCCCCGTGGCGCGCTTGGTCATTGGGTTCAGATCAAAGATGGAGTCATCAAAAACTATCAAGCCGTTGTACCTAGCACTTGGAACGCGGGACCACGGGATGCTAAGGGGCAGCGTGGCGCTTATGAACAAGCCTTGATCGGGACTCCGGTGGTAAACCCAGAACAACCTGTAGAAATACTGCGAACCATTCACTCTTTCGATCCGTGCTTGGCTTGCGCAGTACACGTGGTAGATCCAAAGGGTCGCGAATATTCAAACGTTCGGGTAGTATAA
- a CDS encoding tetratricopeptide repeat protein, with amino-acid sequence MATRQKPPKPGTVTRGRDIPEIVEYNKPSFWKYFWIILLAGIILFTLGYGVWRLMGGSFKPQPVGDCADAAKRGVVLDPVTANPTDFTAQLKYADFEYGCREFAGSITNYSKAVQVAGQPNATISKADRLKAQLGLGFSYFYNQNTKEAQTELKKYLDEEPDNTLALYVYGYALKADDPAKAIEQWQKVIKLAPSGDNLAVQSQKAIDETKTK; translated from the coding sequence ATGGCAACTAGACAAAAACCCCCAAAACCCGGCACTGTAACCCGCGGTCGGGATATTCCTGAAATAGTTGAGTACAACAAACCATCTTTTTGGAAATACTTCTGGATAATACTGCTGGCAGGAATAATACTCTTTACGCTCGGTTATGGCGTATGGCGTTTAATGGGTGGCAGCTTCAAGCCGCAGCCGGTGGGTGATTGCGCCGATGCAGCCAAACGTGGAGTGGTACTCGATCCAGTTACTGCTAACCCCACCGATTTTACAGCCCAATTGAAATATGCCGATTTCGAGTACGGTTGCCGTGAGTTTGCTGGTTCGATTACCAATTATAGCAAAGCGGTTCAGGTGGCAGGACAGCCCAATGCAACCATTTCAAAAGCCGATCGGTTGAAGGCGCAACTGGGATTGGGGTTTTCCTATTTCTATAATCAAAATACGAAAGAAGCACAAACTGAACTGAAGAAATATCTGGATGAGGAACCCGACAATACACTAGCACTTTACGTATATGGCTATGCCCTCAAAGCGGATGACCCTGCTAAAGCTATTGAACAATGGCAAAAGGTGATTAAGCTTGCACCATCGGGCGATAACCTTGCAGTGCAATCTCAAAAAGCCATTGACGAAACTAAAACAAAATAA
- a CDS encoding HyaD/HybD family hydrogenase maturation endopeptidase, whose amino-acid sequence MAVESPLSGTELAVVVLGLGNLLRRDEGLGIRALQRLEERYQLPDTLQLVDGGTLGLDLICYLENAPRLLVLDAALTEGPPGTLTRLIGEDVPIFFSKRTSMHEVGLADMLAVTRLRGTEPGELVVLGMQPDIIELGWELSDVVEAHLDNLVDAAIAELERWGVVITQK is encoded by the coding sequence ATGGCAGTTGAGTCACCATTATCCGGAACTGAACTTGCAGTTGTAGTGTTGGGATTAGGCAATTTACTACGGCGCGACGAAGGGTTGGGTATCCGGGCGCTTCAACGCTTAGAAGAGCGTTACCAGCTACCAGATACTCTCCAACTGGTGGATGGTGGTACGTTGGGACTGGATCTAATATGCTATCTGGAGAATGCGCCACGTCTGTTAGTGTTGGACGCGGCGCTTACCGAAGGTCCACCCGGAACACTTACCAGATTGATCGGAGAAGACGTTCCAATCTTTTTTAGTAAGCGCACTTCTATGCATGAGGTTGGTCTGGCTGACATGCTGGCGGTTACTCGCTTGCGTGGTACAGAGCCGGGCGAATTGGTAGTGCTTGGCATGCAGCCAGACATTATTGAACTGGGTTGGGAACTCTCGGATGTGGTGGAAGCACACCTAGATAACTTGGTTGACGCTGCCATTGCCGAATTGGAAAGGTGGGGAGTCGTAATAACCCAGAAATAA
- the nth gene encoding endonuclease III, whose translation MEEVEQEYFSQIKSQFDIIYPRLVTLYPNAHCELNYQNAFQLLAATILSAQCTDERVNMTTPALFANYPNPQALSEAQPEELESIIRSCGFYRNKARSLLGMSKMLVQDFSGQVPDTMAELIRLPGVARKTANVVLGNALGKNEGIPVDTHVIRLVARIGLSSQITPEKIEQDLMHISPREEWAMVSHRLIWHGRRVCNARKPLCEQCTLAPDCPTGRQILNLK comes from the coding sequence GTGGAAGAGGTAGAACAGGAATATTTTTCACAGATAAAGAGCCAATTTGATATAATCTACCCTCGTTTGGTGACGCTGTACCCCAACGCACATTGCGAATTGAACTACCAAAACGCTTTCCAATTGCTTGCAGCTACTATTCTCTCGGCGCAATGTACCGATGAACGTGTAAATATGACCACCCCTGCCCTCTTTGCGAACTACCCAAATCCGCAAGCCCTCTCAGAAGCGCAACCCGAAGAACTTGAAAGTATTATCAGAAGTTGCGGTTTCTATCGCAATAAAGCACGCAGCTTGCTAGGTATGAGCAAAATGTTGGTACAGGATTTCAGTGGTCAGGTTCCCGATACCATGGCAGAACTCATTCGCTTGCCGGGAGTAGCACGGAAGACCGCCAATGTGGTGTTAGGCAATGCGCTAGGCAAAAACGAGGGTATTCCGGTTGATACCCATGTAATACGATTAGTGGCTCGTATCGGCTTATCCAGTCAGATTACCCCAGAGAAAATCGAACAAGATTTAATGCACATTTCGCCCCGTGAGGAATGGGCAATGGTTTCGCATCGGCTCATTTGGCACGGGCGGCGAGTTTGTAACGCCCGCAAACCCTTGTGCGAGCAATGTACTTTAGCCCCTGATTGCCCTACCGGAAGGCAAATCTTGAATCTGAAGTAG
- a CDS encoding AMP-binding protein produces MFTEGAVVWTPTEEYTKGSHLEKLMLALGLDSYDALYEFSVEQPEQFWQKTLELLGIEWFEPYRQFVNLSKGKPFPDWFLGGKFNFTHNALRWAHKPESRERVALAWEGENEENRSLTYAELEREVMNFAAVLHSLGVQKGDRVGILMPMMPETVVAFLAGPAIGAIMVPMFSGFGTEAIVSRLSDSEAKILVTVDGFYRRGRQVQTHALLEEVTREYTGLEKIVIVRRLGLDVPIKEGRDLFWDDLMAQVVKPAQIEPMDSNDPYLIIYTSGTTGKPKGMIHTHTGFPLKSTQDVAQLFDLREGECLFWITDMGWMVGPLVIGAGLMLGATVVLYEGAPDFPNWGRLGNIIEKHKVTHFGGTPTLIRGMITHAEEVQFDRNSLRTLMSSGELWDPESFEWFFNVFGEGKRPIINYSGGTEISGGIVGNVIYRPIKVAGFNSALPGLKVAVLDDLGNPVRNQVGELAILEAFVGQTRSFWGEPQRYLETYWERFPDKWVHGDLCFHDSDGHFFILGRSDDTLKIAGKRLGPAEVEAIVAEHPAVAETAAVGVPHPQKGEELVVFVIPRPGIDEETLRNLPKTISNLIEERLGKAFRPGKVHTVKELPKTRNAKVMRRVIRRVYSGQNPGDLSALENPTAVEAIKRLV; encoded by the coding sequence ATGTTTACCGAAGGGGCAGTGGTTTGGACACCTACCGAAGAATACACCAAAGGTTCGCATCTGGAAAAGCTGATGCTAGCGTTAGGGTTGGATTCCTACGATGCTTTATATGAGTTTTCGGTAGAACAGCCGGAACAGTTTTGGCAAAAAACGCTGGAGTTACTCGGCATCGAATGGTTTGAACCCTATCGCCAATTCGTAAATTTAAGCAAGGGCAAGCCTTTTCCCGATTGGTTTCTGGGAGGCAAATTCAATTTTACGCACAATGCTTTACGTTGGGCGCACAAACCCGAAAGTCGGGAAAGAGTAGCGCTAGCATGGGAAGGCGAGAACGAGGAAAATCGCAGCCTTACTTACGCGGAGTTAGAACGCGAAGTGATGAATTTTGCAGCGGTATTACACTCGTTGGGCGTACAAAAAGGTGATAGGGTCGGTATCCTGATGCCGATGATGCCCGAAACGGTGGTAGCATTTCTGGCGGGTCCGGCTATTGGCGCAATTATGGTTCCTATGTTCTCAGGCTTTGGCACTGAAGCGATTGTTTCGCGCCTGAGCGATTCGGAGGCAAAGATTCTGGTGACGGTGGACGGCTTCTATCGAAGGGGGCGACAGGTTCAGACGCACGCGCTATTGGAAGAAGTTACCCGTGAATATACCGGGCTGGAAAAAATCGTTATTGTGAGACGGTTGGGTCTGGACGTTCCGATAAAGGAGGGGCGTGACCTTTTCTGGGATGATTTGATGGCGCAAGTGGTAAAGCCCGCCCAAATCGAGCCAATGGATTCAAACGACCCCTATCTAATAATTTACACTTCCGGCACTACCGGAAAACCAAAGGGGATGATTCATACCCATACCGGCTTTCCGTTGAAATCTACGCAGGACGTGGCACAGCTTTTCGATTTACGCGAGGGTGAGTGCCTTTTCTGGATTACCGATATGGGCTGGATGGTGGGACCACTGGTCATTGGCGCGGGCTTGATGCTAGGTGCAACGGTGGTACTCTACGAAGGAGCGCCCGATTTCCCAAACTGGGGCAGGCTTGGAAATATCATCGAGAAACATAAGGTTACTCATTTTGGCGGTACGCCCACGCTCATACGCGGGATGATTACGCATGCTGAGGAAGTGCAATTTGACCGCAACAGTCTCCGCACCCTGATGTCCTCCGGCGAACTATGGGATCCCGAATCATTCGAGTGGTTTTTCAACGTGTTCGGGGAAGGCAAACGCCCTATCATCAATTATTCTGGTGGAACCGAAATTTCCGGCGGCATTGTGGGAAATGTAATCTATCGCCCTATAAAGGTAGCTGGTTTTAATTCTGCGCTTCCCGGCTTAAAAGTGGCGGTGCTGGATGATTTGGGCAACCCAGTTAGAAATCAGGTTGGTGAATTGGCAATCCTAGAAGCGTTCGTAGGGCAAACCCGCAGTTTCTGGGGCGAACCGCAACGCTATCTTGAAACCTACTGGGAGCGTTTTCCCGACAAATGGGTGCATGGCGATTTGTGCTTCCATGACAGCGATGGTCATTTCTTCATTCTAGGGCGTTCCGATGATACCCTGAAAATTGCGGGTAAGCGTCTCGGTCCGGCTGAAGTAGAAGCGATTGTGGCAGAACACCCGGCAGTGGCAGAAACGGCAGCGGTGGGAGTGCCACACCCACAGAAGGGCGAAGAATTGGTGGTCTTTGTCATCCCACGACCCGGTATAGATGAGGAAACGCTCAGAAACTTGCCAAAAACTATCTCGAACCTGATTGAGGAGAGATTGGGAAAAGCCTTCCGCCCCGGCAAAGTCCATACCGTCAAAGAACTGCCCAAAACTCGCAACGCCAAAGTGATGCGCCGAGTAATAAGGCGGGTGTACAGCGGGCAAAATCCCGGTGACCTTTCTGCATTGGAGAATCCGACAGCGGTGGAAGCAATCAAGAGACTGGTGTAA
- the argS gene encoding arginine--tRNA ligase codes for MEYALERLRVQCAELLAATGLVKADAVTLTDPKPNIPADLAFPCFQAARAAGINNPAEFAAKLAGAVQIPADALIGKVEAAGPFVNISVNPSNFTTDVLSEVLKLGEDYGKGDSGAGQTLTIDFSSPNIARKMHVGHLRSTVIGNSIRKILKFLGYNVIADNHLGDWGTQFGSLLAAHDLWGWSEKINENPIEELVEIYARFHKASEEDPKLRDLARDWFRRLEEGDVKARELWKWMVDITLLEFAKTYARLGVTFDLQHGESFYEPMLDEVVKEAQDKGVAKVEPSGAISVGFDEKLPSYLLRKQDGATLYQTRDIATCIYRWREYQPDRNIYVVGQEQKLHFQQVFETVRLMGYTEIAERSVHIPFGKITDAQGQRFSMRRGTAIFLDEVLDEALERARAVIAEKIAEGKTDLTADEQEYASQIISVGAVIFNDLYQDPGRDIRFDWDKMLAFDGNSAPYIQYTHARCCSILRKAGETPQNADYKILASSEEQAVVKQLARFPQVVKRAGLEFLPALIAEWTYGLAREFARFYHEIPVLEAASPELRAARLGLVAAVATNLRNGLALLGIKAPERM; via the coding sequence ATGGAATATGCCCTTGAACGCTTGCGGGTACAGTGCGCCGAATTACTGGCGGCAACCGGTCTGGTAAAGGCTGATGCAGTTACGCTAACCGACCCCAAGCCGAATATACCTGCCGACCTAGCTTTCCCATGCTTTCAAGCTGCCCGTGCGGCAGGAATAAATAATCCGGCTGAGTTCGCGGCAAAACTCGCAGGGGCAGTCCAAATTCCCGCCGATGCATTGATAGGTAAGGTTGAAGCAGCCGGTCCCTTCGTAAATATCAGCGTAAACCCAAGCAACTTTACAACAGATGTGCTATCTGAAGTGCTAAAGCTTGGCGAAGATTACGGGAAGGGAGATAGCGGCGCAGGACAAACACTTACTATCGACTTTTCTTCGCCCAATATTGCCCGCAAAATGCACGTAGGGCATTTGCGCTCAACCGTTATAGGCAACTCCATTCGCAAGATCCTGAAATTTCTAGGGTATAACGTTATTGCCGATAACCATCTGGGCGATTGGGGTACACAATTCGGCAGTTTGCTGGCAGCACATGATTTGTGGGGCTGGTCGGAAAAGATAAACGAGAACCCCATAGAGGAACTGGTTGAAATTTATGCCCGATTCCACAAAGCCTCCGAAGAAGACCCCAAACTACGCGACCTTGCCCGCGATTGGTTTCGCCGTCTGGAAGAAGGGGATGTAAAGGCGCGTGAATTGTGGAAGTGGATGGTTGATATAACCTTGCTAGAGTTTGCCAAAACTTACGCTCGCTTGGGAGTCACCTTTGATTTACAGCATGGCGAAAGTTTTTACGAACCAATGCTGGATGAAGTGGTGAAGGAAGCGCAGGATAAAGGCGTTGCCAAAGTAGAGCCATCCGGGGCAATCTCGGTAGGTTTCGATGAAAAGCTGCCAAGCTATCTTTTGCGTAAACAGGATGGCGCAACTCTTTACCAGACCCGCGACATTGCCACCTGTATCTATCGCTGGCGCGAATACCAGCCCGACCGTAATATCTATGTGGTAGGACAGGAGCAAAAGCTACATTTCCAACAGGTTTTTGAAACCGTCAGGCTGATGGGCTACACCGAAATTGCCGAACGCTCAGTACATATTCCATTCGGGAAAATCACCGATGCACAAGGACAACGCTTTTCTATGCGGCGTGGTACTGCTATCTTCCTTGACGAGGTGCTGGATGAAGCATTGGAACGCGCTCGCGCCGTAATTGCCGAGAAGATAGCCGAAGGAAAAACCGACCTGACCGCAGATGAGCAGGAATACGCCAGCCAAATTATTAGCGTGGGCGCGGTAATCTTTAACGACCTGTATCAAGACCCCGGTCGCGATATTCGCTTCGATTGGGATAAAATGCTGGCATTCGATGGCAATAGCGCACCCTATATCCAATACACTCATGCGCGTTGTTGCTCTATCTTGCGTAAAGCTGGTGAAACACCGCAGAATGCCGATTATAAAATACTTGCCAGTTCCGAAGAACAGGCAGTGGTCAAGCAGTTAGCCCGGTTCCCCCAAGTGGTAAAGCGCGCTGGCTTGGAATTTCTACCCGCCCTTATCGCAGAGTGGACATACGGGTTAGCGCGTGAATTTGCCCGATTCTATCATGAAATTCCGGTTCTAGAAGCGGCTAGTCCCGAATTGCGGGCAGCAAGATTGGGGCTGGTGGCAGCAGTAGCAACCAATCTCCGTAACGGTCTGGCTTTGCTCGGCATCAAAGCCCCAGAACGCATGTAG